A single genomic interval of Streptomyces graminofaciens harbors:
- a CDS encoding type IV secretory system conjugative DNA transfer family protein, protein MTTTRTPRHHTTGDDFLPWLIPGTALLVATAFLGAWLGGTLGAALSGAGWNPPPFSLETMSALVQEGPAAVWPTASTGAVTAGMGTVFGGTLALLITLTLLVRRRSARPTGLAGRRELSGLLPKGAATRARQLRPSLAKSGRLAPDDTGNLLGNLEPGGPELRSSYEDVELDLMAPRAGKSTGIAVPRVLRARGSVLLTSNKADVYSVTRAERERAGRVWTFDPQGIAHTPRTLWWDMLADAATIEGARRLAGHFVGAVNDDASKRDFWISAAQNTLTALFHAANRGGRQVGEVLGWLADPADRTPIDLLRDAGMSALADQLQGTVQGAVETRDGIYETARQCVACLLDPTIAAWVSPDAALPQFLPERHALSCDTLYLLSKDGGGSAAGVIAACADSVLRAGVVAAERMGGRLDPPMTAVLDEAANVCRISDLPDLYSHFGSRGINVVTLLQSYRQGTRVWGEAGMDALWGAATIKLLGAGLDDADFVEKVSRLVGEHDVSTVSYSRGKDGRSRSTSYRLERILPADRIRALPKGTALLLATGVKPALVRLRPWYAEPGADRIATAAQAEVKAITARAAEAIAR, encoded by the coding sequence TTGACCACCACCCGCACACCACGACACCACACCACCGGCGACGACTTCCTGCCCTGGCTCATCCCCGGCACCGCCCTCCTCGTCGCCACCGCCTTCCTCGGCGCCTGGCTCGGCGGCACCCTGGGCGCAGCCCTGAGCGGCGCCGGCTGGAACCCGCCCCCCTTCTCCCTGGAAACGATGTCGGCCCTCGTGCAGGAGGGCCCGGCAGCCGTGTGGCCGACGGCGTCGACCGGCGCGGTCACGGCAGGCATGGGCACGGTGTTCGGCGGCACCCTGGCCCTCCTCATCACACTCACCCTCCTCGTCCGCCGCCGCTCCGCCCGACCCACCGGCCTCGCGGGCCGCCGCGAACTCTCCGGCCTCCTCCCGAAGGGCGCCGCCACCCGAGCGAGACAACTCCGCCCGTCGCTCGCGAAGTCGGGCCGCCTCGCCCCGGACGACACCGGCAACCTGCTGGGCAACCTGGAACCCGGCGGCCCGGAGCTCCGCAGCAGCTACGAGGACGTGGAGCTGGACCTGATGGCCCCGCGCGCGGGCAAGTCCACCGGCATCGCGGTCCCCCGTGTGCTCCGGGCCCGCGGCAGCGTGCTGCTGACCTCGAACAAAGCGGACGTCTACAGCGTCACGCGCGCGGAACGCGAGCGGGCCGGCCGGGTGTGGACGTTCGACCCGCAGGGCATCGCCCACACGCCCCGCACCCTGTGGTGGGACATGCTCGCGGACGCCGCCACCATCGAGGGCGCCCGCCGCCTGGCCGGCCACTTCGTCGGCGCGGTCAACGACGACGCCTCCAAGCGGGACTTCTGGATCTCGGCCGCGCAGAACACCCTGACGGCCCTGTTCCACGCCGCGAACCGGGGCGGACGCCAGGTCGGCGAGGTGCTGGGCTGGCTGGCGGACCCGGCCGACCGTACGCCGATCGACCTGCTGCGGGACGCGGGCATGTCCGCACTCGCCGACCAGCTCCAGGGCACGGTCCAGGGCGCGGTGGAGACCAGGGACGGCATCTACGAGACGGCCCGCCAGTGCGTGGCGTGCCTCCTCGACCCGACGATCGCGGCCTGGGTCAGCCCGGATGCGGCCCTGCCGCAGTTCCTGCCCGAGCGGCACGCGCTGTCCTGCGACACCCTCTACCTCCTCTCCAAGGACGGCGGCGGCTCGGCGGCCGGTGTCATCGCCGCGTGCGCGGACTCCGTGCTGCGCGCGGGCGTGGTCGCGGCCGAGCGGATGGGCGGACGGCTCGACCCGCCGATGACGGCCGTGCTCGACGAGGCGGCGAACGTCTGCCGTATCTCCGACCTGCCCGATCTGTACTCCCACTTCGGCTCGCGCGGCATCAACGTCGTCACCCTCCTGCAGAGTTACCGCCAGGGCACCCGGGTGTGGGGCGAGGCGGGGATGGACGCGCTCTGGGGCGCCGCCACCATCAAGCTGCTCGGCGCGGGCCTGGACGACGCGGACTTCGTGGAGAAGGTCTCGCGGCTGGTCGGCGAGCACGACGTGTCGACGGTGAGCTACTCGCGCGGCAAGGACGGTCGGTCGCGCTCCACCTCGTACCGCCTGGAGCGCATCCTGCCCGCCGACCGTATCCGCGCCCTCCCCAAGGGCACCGCCCTCCTCCTCGCCACCGGCGTCAAGCCCGCCCTGGTCCGGCTGCGCCCCTGGTACGCGGAACCGGGCGCCGACCGCATCGCGACGGCGGCCCAGGCGGAGGTCAAGGCCATCACGGCCCGGGCGGCAGAGGCGATCGCCCGATGA